A stretch of DNA from Penaeus chinensis breed Huanghai No. 1 chromosome 1, ASM1920278v2, whole genome shotgun sequence:
cACATACGTACttgcacgtacacgtacacgtacatgcacacacgcacacgcgcacacacactcagacgcagacacacgcacacgcacacgcacacgcactcacaaaatGTATTGCTTTGGCTGAAGCCTGAATCTAGCCCAAAAGCTTGTGAGATTTCTAATGTTTAGATGTGTACTATTCCTGAACTTAGCTCTTGTCCTGGTAATGGACCTAGTAGTTCTATACTCCAAGAgtgttaatgataacataataatttgCATATCCTGTCTATCTTATTAAAATGCCTTGATACTACTAACTTTCTGAGAAGTGTttagaattaagaaaaaacacaGGAATACATCATTGGATTTCACATAATATTGTAACTGTCAAGTCCAAAATGTATTCTTAATATTCCTCATAACAATTACACAAAAACATTTAGCTAGTCATTCAAGTTCCTCCATTTTCAAAATAGTCAGAATGTAACAATAACAGCTTTAAGAATATTGTTaaatggtaacaatggtaatactatCACAGCAATGTTAAATGTCAAACACACAAAATCTGGTCAGGATATGAGGTTTGTATGAAATATTAAATTAAGCACCAAACTGTATTTTATGACAAGGCAAAAGAAGTCAAAAAGGGAGTTATTGGTAGATAACACATGAAATAAAGtcaacacatatgtacatagcttttatgggaaaaaataaatgtcTGTGTCACTGACCTAAAAGGTCTAATTGTAACTTGAATGCAGCAGGGTTAAGGCCTTTCTACAGTACATTTCAGTgccataaaatatttatttattgtcttccactttcagaacattaaaaaaaaataaccgcaATGCACTGGGGAGCCTTCTTGCATGTCTCTCTTTACAAAAGTCATTATGCCACTTGCATGTTGCAGTTTTCCTTATCTGCCGTCACTGTCCCTGTTCCCTCCTTACCATCCAGCAATCGACGCTTACAAGTGCTGCTACTTTCATTGGTGTCCATGTTTTCCTGTGAGAACAAGAGAATAGAAATATCACTAAATTATAATGCCCCGTGAGAAAAACATTGACTATATCTAACTTGTGTTTATCGAGACATAAGGAATACATCAACATGTTGGGGCAAAGGTTTTCTGCAACTGTGGTAAGCAGACAGAGCACAGAATAGtaattaatagtaattaatagtaattaataataattaataatgataataaataaataatatttgagACTTGCATCATATGACAACTACTGAGCaactgtatgtgtttgtaaataactATGAGGCCTCCACTGAGatgtatatttacttttactttataaAGTAAGTTCACCATAAATCAATACAAAAATCAGTTAAGGTAGGCATGATAGGTGAAACAAATCTGAGGTATAATTTGCAAAATTACTTGAATTAGCTACATATACGGATTATttcaaaaaatactttttttatatgaaaatgcACAATATTGATGACCGAATTATGTTATAGGTTTGAATAATTTCTGAACTGAAGCTACACAATACTGATAACTTGGATACATtctacaatatttatataatgtctGAATTGAAGTTGAgtttgttacatatacatatatatatatatatatatatatatatagatatacatatatgtgtatatatatatatgtatatgtgtatatatacatatgtatatatgtatatatacatatgtatatatgtatatatacatatgtatatatgtatatatacatatgtatatatgtatatgtatatatgtatatatacatatatgtatatatatatacatatatgtatatatatatatatgtatatatgtatatatacatatatgtatatatatatacatatatgtatatatatatatatacatatatgtatatatatatacatatatgtatatatatatatatacatatatgtatatatatacatatatgtatatatatacatatatgtatatatatatacatatatgtatatatatatatacatatatgtgtatatatatacatatatgtatatatatacatatatgtatatatatacacatatgtatatatatacacatatatgtatatatatacacatatgtatatatatacacatatatgtatatatatacacatatatgtatatatatacacatatatgtatatatatacatatatgtatatatatacatatatgtatatatatacatatatgtatatatatacatatatgtatatatatacatatatgtatatatatatacatatatgtatatatatatttatgtatatatatacatatatgtttatatatacatatatacatacatatacatatatatacaaatataaaacatatatatacaaatatatacatatatatacaaatatatacaaatatatacatatatataaaataagaaactATACAGAATGTATAACTAAACAagtaataaattttaaaaaaataaatgcaagcaCCTGCTATAATCTCACAATTGTTGAAAATGTTCTCTTGATTTTGCATACAGGTACCTCTAAaatcattattaaatcattaacttatttttcgttcttttacGATATACACAAAACTCTTGTAAAAAGTACCAAGTATCAGTATTTTATAATAGGACTCCTATGAAAATCTCTATAAAAGCAACAAATCGGCCTATACCTTCACCTGCACTGGCTTAAGCGGAGAAGCCCCTGGTCTCTTCTGTGGGCTCGAGATGAAGAAGCACTGTCTACAGGTCGCAATGTACTTTTCACTACCTCCGATTACCTCAACCTACAGGACAGATCCAGGAATAATATGCTGGGGGTGACAAAGCTAgcatctttacatatatttacacagagttttttcccttcatatatatatatatatatatatatatatatatatatatatatatatatatatatatatatataatatatacaaagtgTACATTACAATGAGTGTTGGTTCCTCACATTGGGTGGTTTATGATACAAGGTAATTTTCATGTAACTAAGAAGGCAAGGGACAGACAAATGATTACATACAAAACTGGCATACaccatatgtatattcttttgcaCTTACGGCAGTTTCTGTGGAGGTACGCTTGGTGTAAGATGCCTCCTCGTAACATATCATGCAAACGGCTGTCAGCTTGACAATGGACTCTGCTAAGGGGACCAACTGAAGTATGTCTCCAAAGCCCAGTCGCTGGTATGTCCCATCAAGTGCAGCAACAATGACTATCTTCCCTCGATTAGCCATTTCTTCAGCAAACTCTACTGTGTCAGGGAACTGGAAAATAATGGCATTCAAGTTCTTAATACAAGTGCCAGTAATTCAAGCTTCAACATCGCACTCTAGTTCTTCAATGATCATGAATGAATCAGCAAACAAGGAAACgaaagatcaaaaaaaaaaaaaaaaatcaaaacttacAAACTGTCCTTCATCTATGCCAATCACACTAAAATTTTCAGCTTCTTCTCTCATATCATCCAACACAGTAGCAGCAACTGCAGGCAACACTTGCTTGTCATGAGTTGCAATACCATCACTGTCATACCTAGAAACATGAACAATAAAAGTTAACATATGTCGGTAATTTACACCTAAAGGATCTCAAAAGCATTTCCTTCAGAGTTGACCTGGGTagcttatttcatatatatttttatttcatttcagttttatttGAGTTGGCTTtcgcttaaaaaaaataataatgacaaataattaaaattatgacaattagcaaaacaaaagaaaatataaatatataaatagataaattaattaataagcatgcacgcacgcatgcacgcgcacatacacacacacgcacacgcacacacgcacacgcacacgcacacacgcacacgcacacgcacgcgcacacatgcacacgcacacgcacgcacgcacgcacacacacacacacacacacacacacacgcacacacacacgcacacgcacacacacacacacacacacacacacacacacacacacacacacacacacacgcacacgcacacgcatacacacacaaaaaaaaaatatatataaataaaaccactTACCTCACGTCCTTGGCATATTTGATAACAAGACAATTGTGTTTGGCAATTTGGTAACGTTTAAGGCGACGCATCAGCTCGGTTGTCTTCCCAGAAAACATTGGACCAAATATGATCTGGAAAACAAGCAAAATGTGTCAATAAAGAAAACAGCAATACAACTACTATCAACTGCTTTAAATTGTGACattaattataacagtaaaatgAATAATAGCTCATGTTACTCTTATTACACTTGCTTTTATAAAATACACACTTTTAAATCACAATTTTTAATAGTTTGTAACAAATAAATCTGCATTCTGATGATACCACAAAAATGTTTAAGTTCCAGTAACATGGTAAAAAtgaataggtgtgtatgtgtgtatacatacacatacatatacatatacatatacatatacatatacatatatataaaatatatatacatacatatatatataccaaacccACAATGCGCAAATTAGATTTACTAAAAAAATccattaaatatgtgtgtttgtgtacatatatatatatatatatatacatacaaaatacatatatatctacatatatatacatatatatacatatatacatacatacctatctatatctttattatataatgtatatatgtataatatgtataatatgataatatatataacataatatataacataacatagtatataataaataacataatatatatacaatataacccccccccacacacacacatatataatctatatataatctatatataatatatatagtataatataatatagcacaatatatatatatatatatatatatatatatatacatatgataaatatgtatctatactatatataatatatataaatatatatatataaatattacataatatatataatatatatatcatataaaaaatatataaaatatatatatcacatatctatataatatatattatataatatatataatataataatgtatataatacatatgatatatacaatatattataatgtgtatatatattatatataatatatatatattatatataatatatatatacattatatataatatatgtaatatatatatatatatatatatatatatatataacatacataatattcttataatatgaaatatatatatataaatatatatatataatatatatatatatacatataaaaatatatatatatatatataaatatatatatatatatataaatatatatataaatataaataaatatatataaatatatatataaatatatatatataaatatatatataaaatatatatataaatatatatatataaaaatatatatatataaaatatatatataatatatataaatatatatataaaatatatatatatatatatatatatatatatatatatatatatatatatatatatatatatatatatatatatatatatatatatatatatatatatatataaatatatatatatatataaatatatatatatatatatatatatatatatatatatataaatatatatatatatataaatatatatattaaatatatatatatataatacatatatatataaatatatatatatatatacaaatatatatataaatatatatatacaaatatatatataaatatatatatacaaatatatatatatatatatatatatacaaatatatatataaatatatatatatatatacaaatatatatatatatatatatatatatataaaaaatatatatataaatatatatagatatacaaatatatatataaatatatatagatataaatatatatatataaatatatatagataaatatatatatataaatatatatatatatatatatatatatataaatatatatatatatatatataaatatatatatatataaatatatatatatatatatatatataatatatatatatatatatatatatatatatatatatatatatatattatatatatatatataaatatatatatatatatatatatatataaatatatatatatatatatatatataaatatatatatatataaatatatatatatataaatatatatatatattatatatatatatatatatatatatatatatatatatatatatatatatatatatatataaatatatatatatatatatatataaatatatatatatatatatatatatatatatataaatatatatatataaatatatatataaatatatatatatatatatatatatatatatatatatatatatataaatatatatatatatatatatatatatatatatatatatatatatataaatatatatatatataatatatatatatataatatatatatatatatatatataaatatatatataaatatatatatatatatatatataaatatatatataatatatatatatatatatatattaatatatatatatatattatatatatatattatatatatatatatatatatatatatatatatatatatatatatatatatatatatatatatatatatatatatatatatatatatatatatatatatatattatatatatatatatatataaatatatatataatatatatatatatatatatatatatatatatatataaatatatatatatatataatatatatatatataaatatatatatatataaatatatatatatatatatatatatatatatataaatatatatatatataaatatatatatatatataaatatatatatatatatatatatatataaatatatatatatatatatatatatatatatatatataaatacatatatatgaatatatatatatatataaatatatatataaatatatatataaatatatatatataatatatatatatatatatatatgtatatatattcatataaatcatacatataatatatataatatgacataatatatgtaacatccatatacatttatttatatatataaaatatataatatatatacatatatctaatatacatatacatttataatacattatatatatatatatatatatatatatatatatatatatatatatatatatatatatatatgtatgtattaatgtgtatataatatgtatatatgtatagaatatgtatatatgtatagaatatgtatatatgtatagaatatatgtatataatatatgtagagaatatatgtatataatatatgtacataatatatataaaatatatatcatataatatatgtacataatatatataaaatatatatcatataatatatgtacataatatatataaaatatatatcatataatatatgtacataatatatataaaatatatatcatataattatatatatatatatatatatatatatatatataaatatatataaagataggtatagataaacagacaggcagatacagatataaagagatcACATTACATATCACTTTGAAGCAAAACAATATCCAACTAACATTCAAACAATTTTCAAGCAACAATTTCTTGAGCAAAATGTACAAAACCAAAATGAGATAcaaaatataaagacatatgcTATTACTTACAATTTTTTGGGGGGTTATTTCATTGTGTAGTCTAAGGCTCCATTATTTCGGCACAGTTTTGCCAAAAATCATTTCAACAATATTCCAGTGGCCTCGCTCTTCTGCCTCCTGCGCAGGAGTGTTGTGAGAGAGGTTGGTGATATCCTTGGAAGCTTTCCACTGCAGCAAAAGGGCGACTCCTTGTGTAAAGCCCTTTAAGCTACAGTAGTGCAGTGCTGAATTGCCGCATATGTCTTTCAGATCAACCTGCGCTCCGTGACTCACTAACACCTCCATCAGTGGCAGACTGCAGTTCTGGGCAGCGATGTGCAGAGCTGTTAGTTTCTTGCTGCGCGTTTGTAGGTTTGTGTCAGCTCCTTGTGCCACAAGCACCTTGGCCATGTGGACATGACCATGCAATACTGCTATGTGAAGAGGTGTATAGCCATCACTGTTGCAGGCGTTTATTGACGTTGCTTTAAACGAGTTCGGATTTTCCTGATTGTGGTGAGATTTTGGTGCACATTCTGAACACTGGCACAGAGGATGACAGAGGGCTTTTGGAGCAGACACTTCCTGACCAGGAATTACTTCTTCCTCAATATTCATGTAAAAGCAAGCTAATTTCACGTCGCCTACTGCTACCACTTTGAGCAGTCTCTCTACCTGCTTCAGTTCATTTGGATTATCTGGAGAAAAGAGCCTCCTCTGGACACTTTCAAGACCTCTTTCAAAATCAAGTGATCTTGTCTGAGATGCGTGTGTGGGCGGACTAGCACATTCAGTATCCACTCTGACAAATCCCTGAAGTCTTCTCTCATCATTCTTCATCTTGGCATCCAGTATCATCCTAGCGATGTGTAGATTGTGTGCGCACTCGATTGGGGTTAATTTTCTGTTATTTAGAACCTTTAGACTCAATCCAAGCATCAGCATCCGATCCAGGAGCAACTCTACAATGGCAGAATAACCCCATCTACTGGCTAAATGCAGTGGGGTGTCTAGCACATTATTCTGAGCATTAATTGCTATTTCACAGCCTATAGATTCAGCATAAAAGAGTAACGCCTTAACACACGTAACATGACCATTTAGTGAACATAAATGCAAAGGGGTATTAGAGTCACTATCACACTTATTTATATCAGCACCAGCATGTAACAACAGTAACAGAGCATTCTGGTGGCCTCGCTGCGCGGCATAATGAAGGGGAGTCGCCCCTCGGAAATCAGTAGCTGTTAGATCTGCACCAAGACTCACTAACAATTCCACCACTGTCGGCCTGCCAAAAATGCAAGCAACATGAAGTCCTGTGTAACCTCTCTCGTCCCTTGTATGAATTGTGGGCATCAGATCTTTCTTGGGTTTTGATACTATTCGCTCGCACTTATCACAAGAACACAGCGGATGGCACAGCTGCGCATCAGCTTCAACAAGGCATGGCTCCTTTTCGATGCTACTTTCAAAAGGTCTGTACTTCCCGTCAAGAATATCCTTCACGTCCTCCACTTTGCCGAGACGAATGCACTCAAAGTACCGTGCCGTGGGGTCCACCCCATTGTACCCTAAGGCCTCCTCCATGCTTTTCAGAACGGGGCTCACAGTTGACTCGGCCTGGAGCATACAGTCCGCCTCTGGAGACGTGTTGCCAAATAAAGCACCTGAGCTTATGTGCTGTATGGCGGCCTCTAGGGAAGATATGTTAAAGCTTTGCTCACCGCTGTCAACTCCAGCTGCCGAGAACCGAAATAATTTTAGAAAGGACAAATGAGCAAACCAGTTGGGCAGGTTGCTCTTCACAACAAGAAACATCAATATGGGAAGCAGCTCATCAGACGACACGACACCTCCCTGCGACACGACGATAGATATGGCTCTCTTGAGGCATCCAAGCTTTCCAAGGGGCGTGCTGTAGCCCTCAATATTGACTATTTCAAATTTAGATTTTGTAAGGCTGCTCGAGAGCTTTGGATCAATATCCAAGTCTCTCACCTGCAAGTCGGAGAGGTTCCTGATTATTCTGTTGAGCCTCGCATCGTCCCCTGAGGTGCAGGCCGTGATGCCTTTCATCAGTTTCTTGTAGATCCCGTGCAAGAGGTACGTCTCCACGGAGAGTTTGATGGAGTCCAGGAGGTATTGATCTTCCTTGGTCTTGTGTTTCAGGCGGTGATCTGATAGGGTTACCTGTATGGCTTCTGAGAAGAGCTCGCCCACCAGATCTCGCAGCGTCTGCAGTGTCTCCTCCTCCAAATTTGGGTTTTGGTCCAGGAACTGCTGGACAAGGGAATCCAGCCTCTTGAgggcctcctcgccccccccttcTGTCCACAGGAGATCAATGCAGTCCCTCAGGGAGAATAGCATAACCAGGTCACAGGAGGAGGACGGCCCTAGGGCGTGGGAGGCATACAAAGGGTCCTCCAGGCACAGGACTTTGTACTTACGCATATCCTCATCATAAAACACTTCGTCGAACAGGACGTGCACGGAGTGGGGGTTGGACACCTCGTTCTCTAGGGTGAGGAGGTTGCCCTTGGCCACGACACCGCGGTCCGTCAGCGTCCGGAAGTGGGTCTCCGGAAGTTCGTCGCTCGGGACCAGAATGTGCCCTAGGATGTCGTCCTGGGCCAGGGCATACTTGGGCAGCGCCCCCGCCCGCGGCACGCACAGGATCCAGCCCGCCTCCACCGCCCTCTCGAACACCTCCGCGTACTCCCCCCGCAGCGCCTGGAAGAAGCTGTTCTCGTGCAGGTCCTCGTCGTACCTCTCCATCGTGTCGCGTTGCCTCACGGGATGGCGAGAGACCGGTTGTAAAGGAACACCCGCGAGAAcataatccctcctcctcctgcccctcctcctgccccccctgcGCTCGCTCGCCTCCTCCGCCGCGGCCTCCTCCTGCTGGGGAAGGACCGGTTACCGAGCGCCTGCGACCCCGACGGCCGCGGCGACGTCGGCCGGCACGCGCAAAGTGTTGTGCCCCCTTTTGCTTGTTctgctttatttatctatttatttgtttatttgtctgttatttGTTGTTCTCCGTTcgacttcctttcttttatttgtttatttatttgttatttgtctatctattatttgttgttttccaTTCTACTTATTCTGTTCTGTTTATTCtactttccttttcactttccttttgacTGCATTATACGTACACTTTATGGATTAATGGAGGGGCATTAAACGTCTCGAAATCAATGGGCATTTTTCTCTTAAAAAGTCTAGTGCCAACACAAaccaagttttttgttttttcttttttttcttttgacgtgGCTGCAGTTACATAAGCGGTAAAAGATTATTGGCGTGTTCATTTTTTCCCTATCTCTATTGATTTCTtgtatttctgtttctcatttcgTTTTAATTGTATATATCTTGCGAGGTGAATCGTGTTATGTACTCAAGTGGAAACAAggttcaagtttttttttatattattattaatgattgctaggatacatgtaacacacacgtacatacgcacacacacacacacacacacacacacacacacacacacacacacacacacacacacacacacacacacacacacacacacacacacacacacacacacacacacacacacacacacacacacacataacacacacacacacacacacaccacacacacacacacacacacacacacacacacacacatacacacacacacacacacacacacacacacacacacacacacacaccaacatacacacacacacacacacacacacacacacacacacacacacacacacacacacacacacacacacacacacacacacgcacgcacacacacacacacatacacacacaataacacacacacacacacacacacacacacacacacacacacacacacacacacacacacacacacacacacacacacacacacacacacacatacacacacaataacacacactaacacacacacacacacacacacacacacacacatacacacacaataacacacacacacacacacacacacacacacacacacacacacacacacacacacacacacacacacacacacacacacacacacacacacacacacacacatttgagttAGTTAATCACCTCTCAAATTGCTAAATGTTCTAACCCTCATATAACtaggatttttttaaatttgcaACCAGGACAAGGCAATAGCTTGTCATGAAATTCACACTCCTCCATTCCCAGTAATTTTACAGACTTGACACAGAAGTTAATTGATAATTTCAAACAATGATATGAGAGGATGACAAATTCGCTATCTCAAAGTGCCGCCAAAAAATATCACCGCGTGATCTTTAGGCATtagttttaaatatttatttcgtAATGTAGCAAGTGAACTGAAGTTTCTATTACAAAAAAAGTGTACAgtgtgaagaaaaagaatattacaCTATTAGTAGAAATTTCGGTAAATCTTATTAGTGAAATTAATACACCATCAAATAagtgtgatcccccccccccccactttcttcccGCCAAATATTAATCTCATCTTATTGGGTTCATGTTAAAATGTAAACTTTTCTCCGGTTTATTCTGTGTTAATTCGCGATATATCTCACTTGTCGTTTAATATGAGGTTCAAGATATTATGAAATATAGTAGATTTTATCACATTCATTGGAGTATTAACAGAGATCATTCAACAAAGGACTTTACATTAGACCAAAGTTGTCATTTTTTCATACGAGGAAATCAGAATACCAAACCTATTTCACAATCCAATTAAAACCAAGACACAGCAAAGGCAAACAGCCCAAAACAACCCACTTTCACAAATAAACAGCCCCCAAATAACCCCAAAACAGACCAATTTCCATCAACACCCCCACTCGTTTCTTGAAAAAAAAGCAAACCCAACCACAGGCGATCATgtatcaaaaaatataaaaaaaagaaagaaaaaaaaacattacatttcAACCTTCCTACCTGTATCTGTCCGCGTGAGTCATGGCTAAGAGGTACTCGTGCTGCACTAACAGAAGACATGATAAAAGGTAGAGTTCTTGGGGGACACTGAGACTATCCAAAAAGGCGGGATGCTGGTAGAGTCTCCTGTACGTTGCCATTTTGTACGCCAGATTTCAATCTCTCCGTGTCATAAAGAGGCTTATTTTACGCTTAATTCATTCAACTTTTCTAATATTTTCATGACAGGGGTATTGTTGGGGTTGTTTAGGAATAAGTGGACTAAATTCTAAGAAGGTTTGGATAGTGATAAGTAGGTTTGAAGAGGTTAATATTATATACCCCAGTGGCATTCGGGCATTTTCGTTTAAACTTTCAACATGGTCTCTTTAATGTAGGAAAATTCTTCCATGTGGGTTTTTCAGACTT
This window harbors:
- the LOC125027994 gene encoding thymidine kinase, cytosolic-like, translating into MFSGKTTELMRRLKRYQIAKHNCLVIKYAKDVRYDSDGIATHDKQVLPAVAATVLDDMREEAENFSVIGIDEGQFFPDTVEFAEEMANRGKIVIVAALDGTYQRLGFGDILQLVPLAESIVKLTAVCMICYEEASYTKRTSTETAVEVIGGSEKYIATCRQCFFISSPQKRPGASPLKPVQVKENMDTNESSSTCKRRLLDGKEGTGTVTADKENCNMQVA
- the LOC125029008 gene encoding ankyrin repeat domain-containing protein 27-like, producing MERYDEDLHENSFFQALRGEYAEVFERAVEAGWILCVPRAGALPKYALAQDDILGHILVPSDELPETHFRTLTDRGVVAKGNLLTLENEVSNPHSVHVLFDEVFYDEDMRKYKVLCLEDPLYASHALGPSSSCDLVMLFSLRDCIDLLWTEGGGEEALKRLDSLVQQFLDQNPNLEEETLQTLRDLVGELFSEAIQVTLSDHRLKHKTKEDQYLLDSIKLSVETYLLHGIYKKLMKGITACTSGDDARLNRIIRNLSDLQVRDLDIDPKLSSSLTKSKFEIVNIEGYSTPLGKLGCLKRAISIVVSQGGVVSSDELLPILMFLVVKSNLPNWFAHLSFLKLFRFSAAGVDSGEQSFNISSLEAAIQHISSGALFGNTSPEADCMLQAESTVSPVLKSMEEALGYNGVDPTARYFECIRLGKVEDVKDILDGKYRPFESSIEKEPCLVEADAQLCHPLCSCDKCERIVSKPKKDLMPTIHTRDERGYTGLHVACIFGRPTVVELLVSLGADLTATDFRGATPLHYAAQRGHQNALLLLLHAGADINKCDSDSNTPLHLCSLNGHVTCVKALLFYAESIGCEIAINAQNNVLDTPLHLASRWGYSAIVELLLDRMLMLGLSLKVLNNRKLTPIECAHNLHIARMILDAKMKNDERRLQGFVRVDTECASPPTHASQTRSLDFERGLESVQRRLFSPDNPNELKQVERLLKVVAVGDVKLACFYMNIEEEVIPGQEVSAPKALCHPLCQCSECAPKSHHNQENPNSFKATSINACNSDGYTPLHIAVLHGHVHMAKVLVAQGADTNLQTRSKKLTALHIAAQNCSLPLMEVLVSHGAQVDLKDICGNSALHYCSLKGFTQGVALLLQWKASKDITNLSHNTPAQEAEERGHWNIVEMIFGKTVPK